A DNA window from Paenibacillus sp. HWE-109 contains the following coding sequences:
- a CDS encoding DUF5011 domain-containing protein, which produces MNIRLKKRISMFMAGCLLLTTLLTSLTAGIASAASTNTDYLDTYIYGAKVVNHKDMPSWSSSYDSSELNFFSVFMRVAYPCGATQLPGISFSMEGDDYDCDDREFTDTDVNHVDGFFNGYINVAQIPALKRIAEGGTARFLVKAGKLDSTTNNGAYIKAFTNGTQRWYEHSTSSEADKENVDSGWLTFGPNDTIQVQTETNGSGTEVTNIRIYFADIDLPTISDYTFTSNGTEHDNTKINQKELFLKKDQKLNLTYNFSEPVKASAPVQAAKLTSHYLFTNPAGTGLPASGENQSMKLTLAANELTDYTKVLPYVYTGSDFHHTGNLPISDGGELETHRLNDKSLWTQIDAAEFHDTAGNPLTLDGFTKASGASSQFLQNKTVNPFDFASGQGYRVIIDAVPPKYTSSANGIQPDIVTGSTLNKGDVIDFKVQLTEDSAVKAGLNVGGLYLLFNNGMKAYYESGENSSIWTFRATVSENDLDVSLLKAIALTHNEKPDQSDKGVIQDYAGNLLMDAANASKSDNNDPSQRVPNTKIDWAKLSIDNTKPILSYIYENGGATDAVYQKTGKIKIDANDPSITTPPLDPDEPGKVRPSSGIYRPLNLTGSTPESSPGVGLVYYQWSRSELNPLAAKDADQFAAVKRYSLTGLQPREGLYPGELPDVNLMVVNNKTNSLMPPSEAFTPENSGKWYLHTWTADMTWDTARELMQVNKMKTYKSSNAAQYDGWINEYKAAHPGSSDTDAQLYADGKAMEAVGQYKNLSIWTPNDFKQDDSNWVYGTGIISIDNKAPVVSAHITSGNNMAEVKASVEASDEHSDIDPNQLLFQWVELGGQPQEISWKRVPDSRTVTTRNEVLKDGKYVLHLRAMDKAGNQTETVMDEQAVVNSNVNIRSAFLPESSEQYVRSRDIDFSIEGVSVAEAVYAFSSSAVVPDASAFKAFDLASNAPTPDPGSSVTGAVYTALKDTSLNGTQYLHIRIKDQTEGKYYFFSSAYNFDNKAPTVHFSKTEVGYAKPSHSIDVVATELYASAGMTTKYQWIPTAAAPPDESSANWKSLPGNSGTVVIDNSQMAPGEVLDYTLYVYATDGLGNGAITHTGSFKISKEEHTPIEVLKSDLVYLEGNESDGYYAITKIELKSVSKEGYEYAISTDDGATWHPWLPYSNFIKVEVASSNVAQLKLKVKFKSDSGTVSNVVNVDTRDYSSSMDPIYGLASQNTLRPVAGNALLTITVKPGIKVVPAPITENQILPVRTKGNNFEVSLNGVYTFDLTDVTDDTRKDKLVIVVKNVDNTAPKGAIERSVAGPTTENVRVKLTTDEDVRIKNNEGRSTYLFTENGTFTFEFEDEAGNAGTATAVVDTIDRSQPSAHIVKSYSYGSRGEKTFKTVKDAMGHVVMAQGATFGVEKNQASDKDFIIVRKPKQSTLYENGGVEFTIADQMGNTSVLEENITTIVTKLPDPELIEYAFVNDNGQLLTQDQTALIGGKRYAKGKMRVTLHGKVDAPNQVFRGTVPVSEGAGYVNLISDVTGKYDYAMTYGTNGEIRVALSDLLGNTNISLIKVEGLDNTAPTIRLNSAYTAIAQNKKDFNPLVDLGGYTVSDNVSEARNLKVTVDQLDISKLGKQSVIYTVTDEVGNSTSIKQEVVVLSSAGLLIVGNDQVLSSASSESILLDRNDITFTISGYNLMNVDGESKVNERGTFDILYHSGLYREGQMKYIAQKITMEQLINHKFEVVFPETGWYTIIVRTQEREREFATFFIGRMNK; this is translated from the coding sequence GTGAACATACGGTTGAAAAAGAGAATTTCCATGTTTATGGCGGGTTGTTTGCTGTTAACGACACTGCTCACGAGTTTGACGGCAGGTATCGCAAGTGCTGCCAGCACGAACACTGACTATTTGGATACGTATATCTATGGTGCGAAAGTTGTGAATCACAAAGACATGCCGTCCTGGTCGTCGAGTTATGATTCTAGCGAATTGAATTTTTTCTCGGTTTTTATGAGAGTTGCATATCCGTGCGGAGCAACACAGCTGCCCGGAATTTCGTTCTCCATGGAGGGGGACGATTATGATTGCGACGATCGTGAGTTTACGGATACAGACGTGAACCATGTAGATGGTTTTTTTAATGGCTATATTAACGTAGCGCAAATTCCAGCACTTAAGCGGATTGCCGAGGGAGGTACAGCTAGATTCCTGGTCAAAGCAGGGAAACTGGACAGTACGACGAACAACGGCGCTTACATCAAAGCTTTTACGAATGGGACGCAGCGTTGGTACGAGCATTCTACGAGCAGCGAAGCTGATAAAGAGAATGTTGACTCAGGATGGCTGACATTTGGGCCGAACGATACGATCCAGGTCCAGACTGAAACAAATGGAAGCGGTACGGAAGTCACTAACATCCGCATCTATTTCGCCGACATCGATCTGCCAACTATCTCCGATTACACGTTTACTTCGAACGGTACGGAGCATGACAACACCAAGATCAATCAAAAAGAACTATTTCTAAAAAAAGACCAGAAACTCAATTTGACTTACAACTTCAGTGAGCCTGTCAAAGCTTCCGCTCCAGTGCAAGCAGCCAAACTAACGAGTCATTACTTATTTACGAATCCAGCGGGAACGGGGCTGCCAGCCTCGGGTGAGAATCAAAGCATGAAGCTCACGCTGGCCGCAAATGAGTTAACTGATTATACAAAGGTGCTCCCTTATGTGTACACGGGTTCTGATTTCCATCATACCGGCAATCTCCCGATTTCAGATGGCGGCGAGTTGGAAACGCATCGGCTGAACGATAAGTCGCTATGGACCCAAATTGACGCGGCTGAGTTTCACGATACAGCAGGAAATCCGCTGACTCTAGATGGCTTTACGAAAGCCAGCGGCGCCAGCAGCCAATTTTTGCAAAATAAGACGGTGAATCCATTCGATTTCGCGTCGGGCCAAGGGTATCGCGTAATCATTGATGCTGTTCCGCCCAAATATACCTCTTCGGCTAACGGTATTCAACCGGATATTGTAACGGGAAGCACGCTCAACAAAGGGGATGTCATTGATTTCAAGGTGCAACTGACCGAAGATAGCGCGGTCAAGGCAGGTTTGAACGTCGGCGGACTCTATCTGTTGTTTAATAATGGGATGAAGGCCTACTACGAAAGTGGCGAAAACTCCAGTATTTGGACGTTCCGAGCAACGGTAAGCGAAAACGATCTGGACGTATCTCTGCTGAAAGCGATAGCGTTGACCCACAATGAAAAGCCGGATCAATCGGACAAAGGGGTTATTCAGGATTATGCGGGCAATCTGCTCATGGACGCCGCTAATGCAAGTAAGTCAGACAATAATGACCCGTCACAGCGGGTCCCGAATACGAAGATTGATTGGGCCAAGTTGTCCATCGATAACACGAAACCAATTCTGAGCTACATCTATGAAAATGGAGGCGCCACAGATGCGGTTTACCAGAAAACCGGGAAAATCAAGATTGATGCCAATGATCCTTCCATTACAACGCCTCCGCTTGATCCCGACGAACCTGGGAAAGTAAGGCCGAGCAGCGGGATCTATCGTCCACTGAATCTGACAGGATCGACGCCGGAAAGTTCGCCTGGGGTAGGGCTTGTCTACTACCAGTGGAGCCGAAGCGAGCTTAATCCTTTAGCTGCCAAAGATGCGGACCAATTCGCAGCGGTAAAAAGGTACTCGCTCACGGGCTTGCAACCGAGAGAAGGGCTGTACCCGGGTGAACTTCCGGATGTGAACCTGATGGTTGTGAACAATAAGACGAACTCGTTGATGCCTCCGTCTGAAGCGTTCACACCAGAAAACAGCGGGAAGTGGTACCTGCATACTTGGACAGCAGATATGACTTGGGATACGGCACGGGAACTGATGCAGGTCAACAAAATGAAAACATACAAATCCTCCAATGCTGCCCAATATGACGGATGGATAAATGAATATAAAGCAGCGCATCCAGGCAGCTCGGATACGGATGCCCAACTGTATGCAGACGGCAAAGCCATGGAAGCTGTCGGCCAATATAAAAACTTGAGCATCTGGACGCCAAATGATTTTAAACAAGATGATTCCAATTGGGTTTATGGAACTGGGATAATCTCGATCGACAACAAAGCGCCAGTAGTGTCGGCCCATATCACTAGCGGCAACAATATGGCAGAAGTTAAGGCAAGTGTAGAGGCAAGTGATGAGCACAGCGATATTGATCCGAACCAACTGTTGTTCCAATGGGTGGAACTCGGCGGGCAGCCGCAAGAGATAAGTTGGAAACGGGTCCCGGACAGCCGAACGGTTACTACGCGGAATGAAGTCCTCAAAGATGGTAAGTACGTTCTTCATCTTAGAGCTATGGATAAAGCCGGCAATCAGACGGAGACTGTGATGGACGAACAGGCCGTTGTTAACTCCAATGTGAATATTCGCTCAGCCTTCTTGCCGGAATCCTCCGAACAGTATGTGCGGAGTCGTGATATTGACTTTTCGATAGAAGGCGTATCTGTTGCAGAAGCCGTATATGCTTTCAGCTCATCGGCCGTTGTGCCTGATGCGAGTGCATTCAAAGCATTTGACTTAGCTTCAAATGCGCCGACGCCTGATCCAGGGAGCAGCGTTACAGGTGCGGTTTATACTGCGCTGAAAGATACGTCGCTGAATGGTACGCAGTACCTGCATATCCGAATCAAAGATCAAACGGAGGGGAAATATTACTTCTTCAGCAGTGCCTACAATTTTGATAACAAGGCTCCAACTGTACATTTCAGCAAAACAGAGGTCGGCTATGCCAAACCATCGCATAGTATTGATGTTGTGGCAACGGAGCTGTACGCGTCAGCCGGAATGACGACCAAGTATCAATGGATACCTACAGCGGCAGCGCCGCCAGATGAATCATCGGCGAATTGGAAATCCCTTCCGGGCAATAGCGGTACGGTGGTTATTGATAATTCGCAGATGGCTCCAGGCGAAGTCCTCGACTATACCCTGTATGTGTATGCCACAGATGGATTAGGCAACGGAGCCATCACGCATACGGGCTCTTTCAAAATCTCCAAAGAAGAACATACGCCGATTGAAGTCCTGAAGTCGGACCTTGTCTATTTGGAAGGCAATGAATCGGATGGCTATTATGCCATCACGAAGATTGAACTTAAGAGCGTGTCCAAAGAGGGTTACGAATATGCAATTTCCACGGATGACGGAGCAACATGGCATCCATGGCTGCCTTACAGCAACTTTATTAAGGTCGAAGTGGCAAGCAGCAACGTCGCACAATTGAAGCTCAAGGTCAAATTCAAATCAGATTCCGGTACGGTCAGCAATGTTGTGAATGTAGATACGAGGGATTATTCCTCTTCCATGGATCCGATTTATGGACTTGCCTCCCAGAATACACTGCGGCCAGTGGCTGGCAATGCCTTGCTGACCATCACGGTGAAGCCTGGCATCAAGGTAGTTCCTGCGCCGATTACTGAGAATCAAATACTCCCTGTACGGACGAAGGGCAATAACTTTGAAGTTAGCCTGAATGGCGTATACACCTTTGATCTTACGGATGTGACGGATGATACCCGCAAAGATAAGTTGGTTATCGTTGTGAAGAACGTGGATAATACGGCGCCAAAAGGCGCAATCGAGCGAAGTGTAGCCGGTCCAACAACGGAGAATGTCCGTGTGAAACTTACGACCGATGAGGATGTTCGCATCAAGAACAACGAGGGGCGTTCCACGTATCTATTCACGGAAAACGGCACATTCACATTCGAGTTCGAGGATGAAGCAGGGAATGCGGGCACGGCTACAGCCGTTGTTGATACGATTGACAGAAGTCAGCCGTCAGCTCATATCGTGAAGTCCTACAGCTACGGAAGTCGCGGCGAGAAGACGTTCAAAACGGTAAAAGATGCCATGGGTCATGTGGTTATGGCGCAGGGGGCAACCTTCGGCGTTGAGAAAAACCAAGCGAGTGACAAAGATTTCATCATCGTAAGAAAACCGAAACAGTCCACGCTGTATGAGAACGGCGGAGTGGAATTCACCATTGCGGACCAGATGGGCAATACTTCCGTCCTGGAGGAGAACATCACGACGATTGTCACCAAGCTGCCGGATCCCGAGCTTATCGAATACGCCTTTGTTAATGACAACGGGCAGCTTCTGACTCAGGATCAAACAGCCTTGATTGGCGGCAAACGGTATGCCAAAGGCAAAATGAGAGTTACCCTTCACGGCAAAGTGGATGCGCCTAATCAAGTTTTCCGAGGAACGGTGCCAGTTTCGGAAGGAGCAGGCTACGTTAATCTAATCAGTGATGTGACTGGGAAGTATGACTATGCGATGACTTACGGCACGAATGGCGAGATACGAGTGGCCCTGAGCGATCTTTTAGGAAATACGAATATCTCGCTCATCAAGGTTGAAGGGCTCGACAATACAGCTCCAACTATTCGCCTGAATAGTGCTTACACCGCGATTGCGCAAAACAAGAAAGACTTCAACCCGCTTGTTGATCTTGGCGGCTATACGGTTTCAGATAATGTCTCGGAAGCTCGCAATCTGAAAGTTACGGTAGATCAATTGGATATTTCCAAGCTGGGCAAGCAATCGGTGATCTATACCGTTACGGATGAAGTTGGCAATTCAACGAGCATCAAACAAGAAGTCGTCGTGCTTTCAAGTGCTGGTTTGCTTATCGTGGGCAATGATCAAGTCTTGTCTTCCGCATCCAGTGAAAGCATTTTATTGGATCGAAATGATATTACGTTCACGATATCAGGTTACAACCTGATGAATGTTGACGGGGAAAGTAAAGTCAATGAACGTGGAACCTTCGATATTTTATACCACAGCGGTTTATATCGAGAAGGACAAATGAAGTATATTGCCCAGAAAATCACGATGGAACAGCTGATCAACCATAAATTCGAAGTTGTTTTCCCGGAAACAGGTTGGTATACGATTATTGTTAGAACACAAGAACGCGAGAGGGAGTTTGCTACCTTCTTCATCGGCAGAATGAATAAATAG
- a CDS encoding response regulator, giving the protein MFRVVIVEDEKPILELMKVLIGRNPHYTIIGAFSNPLEALASMPELKPDIAFLDVEMPKINGLELAQRMNDMAGTTKIIFTTAYKEYALDAFKVYAFDYILKPVTPAAIERITTRLMKLEHPPVPVEQKARQSAIRCFGSLEVRNSEGALVRWPTKKTEELFAYFLCYPGQEINKWHLADMLWPEMLEDRASHNLHNTIYRLKKLLKEQEIGLDILKTNDGYMIDTLGMTYDLLEFQMSEVTSIDGTPDKERAERLFSLYRGPLLERKDYLWKTQLEESYGKQYTSLVRLMIQQGMLEQAWSQAEMKLDTYLSLYPLNEEMNQLVMDLYASSGKKERIAKHFASFKTLYLRELGLEPPVGMSARVAAYLE; this is encoded by the coding sequence TTGTTTAGGGTTGTTATTGTAGAGGACGAAAAGCCGATTCTCGAATTAATGAAGGTTTTGATCGGGCGCAATCCGCATTATACGATAATCGGTGCTTTCAGTAACCCTTTGGAGGCGCTCGCCAGCATGCCCGAACTCAAGCCGGATATTGCTTTCCTGGACGTGGAGATGCCCAAAATCAATGGTCTTGAACTCGCGCAAAGAATGAATGACATGGCGGGGACGACCAAGATTATCTTTACGACTGCTTACAAAGAGTATGCGCTGGACGCATTCAAGGTCTATGCGTTCGACTATATATTAAAGCCGGTCACGCCGGCTGCCATCGAACGTATTACAACTCGGTTGATGAAACTTGAACATCCGCCTGTCCCTGTTGAGCAGAAGGCGAGGCAGTCTGCGATCCGGTGCTTTGGCAGTTTGGAGGTGCGCAATTCGGAAGGCGCGCTTGTTCGCTGGCCGACGAAGAAAACGGAGGAGCTGTTCGCTTACTTCCTTTGTTATCCGGGACAAGAGATTAATAAATGGCATCTGGCCGATATGTTATGGCCGGAGATGCTGGAAGACCGGGCTTCGCATAATTTGCACAATACGATTTACCGCTTGAAAAAGCTCTTGAAAGAACAAGAGATCGGTTTGGATATTCTCAAAACGAACGACGGTTACATGATCGATACGCTGGGTATGACTTACGATCTTCTGGAGTTTCAGATGAGCGAAGTGACATCAATAGATGGGACGCCGGATAAGGAGCGAGCGGAACGATTGTTTTCTCTGTATCGCGGCCCTTTGTTAGAACGTAAGGACTATCTGTGGAAAACCCAACTGGAGGAAAGCTACGGCAAGCAATATACTTCACTCGTACGACTTATGATTCAACAAGGTATGTTGGAACAAGCTTGGAGTCAAGCCGAGATGAAGTTGGATACGTATCTGAGCTTATATCCATTGAATGAAGAAATGAACCAACTGGTCATGGATTTATATGCAAGCAGTGGGAAAAAGGAACGAATCGCCAAGCATTTTGCCAGCTTCAAAACATTGTACTTGAGGGAACTGGGGCTGGAACCTCCTGTGGGGATGAGCGCCAGAGTAGCTGCTTATTTGGAATAG
- a CDS encoding S1 family peptidase produces the protein MRKARKIVVILLGALGLFTSHFSISGADPPETYDAEGIYAHAEKSVFYVRAFRADGTLQDVGTGFTVGQDGTALTAYHVIGGAGRIACVWNDGTVAETCSVIAQDETTDVAVLKLAPSGHMSGQADEDTPLELRSSQMKHGEKMFAIGYPMKETKIITEGIVNSPRAPINGRDRMLISAQIVSGMSGGPVLDKYGKVAGLISGSLRTMNNIHLVVSAQDIRKVMTDSAYKVKDSAEMSN, from the coding sequence TTGCGGAAAGCACGAAAAATAGTAGTGATATTGCTTGGGGCTTTAGGCCTATTCACCAGTCATTTTTCCATTTCTGGGGCAGATCCGCCGGAAACTTACGATGCGGAGGGCATCTATGCACACGCCGAAAAGTCGGTCTTCTATGTAAGGGCGTTCCGTGCTGATGGAACGCTGCAGGATGTTGGGACTGGCTTCACAGTGGGGCAGGATGGTACCGCACTTACCGCGTATCATGTAATTGGCGGGGCTGGGCGGATTGCCTGTGTATGGAATGACGGTACGGTGGCAGAGACATGCTCCGTCATTGCGCAGGATGAAACAACCGATGTGGCTGTGCTCAAGCTTGCCCCTTCTGGGCACATGTCAGGCCAAGCCGACGAGGATACACCGCTCGAACTCAGATCTAGCCAAATGAAGCATGGAGAAAAGATGTTTGCCATTGGCTATCCCATGAAGGAAACGAAGATCATTACAGAGGGCATTGTGAACAGCCCGCGAGCTCCGATCAACGGACGTGACCGGATGCTGATCTCCGCGCAGATTGTAAGCGGGATGTCAGGTGGCCCTGTTTTGGATAAATACGGGAAAGTTGCCGGGCTCATATCCGGATCGCTTAGGACGATGAATAACATTCATCTCGTAGTCAGCGCGCAGGATATTCGAAAGGTCATGACAGATAGTGCCTATAAAGTGAAGGATTCGGCTGAAATGAGTAACTAG